The genomic DNA AGTGTTCAAGAAAAGACTGGAAATAGAGTTCCCTTTATTCCTCAGACTCTGACTCTTCTTCTTGGCTGATCTGGAAGTAACGCAGCTCATAAGTCTCCTTGTCAGCTGCCACCACACGCAGCCAATCACGAAGATTATTCTTTTTGAGGTATTTCTTTGTGAGGTATTTCAGGTACCTAGGAAGCAGAACAAAATCTAGAAGTCATAAAACAGTAGTACCTATAAGTTCTTCCTGTGCAATTCACGGCATTTCAACAATACTAGGTATTCAATTGTCACTTTAAATAAGAAATAGTTTGAACAATGCAGCTATTGCGCTATTTCTTGGGCCTTTAGGTTAGGCTTAAACGTTCCAAATCTATTCTAATATTTTTCATTTCTACATACATTTTGGAATAAAGAAGTGAATCTATTATAGCAGCCTTGCTTGTAAGTAAATCTCTTTTGGTAAGTCCATGCACTCACTTCACCTATATTTAGATATACAAATGTAATTCACACATGGAATGCATAAGATGCCCAATTAGACTGTGCTAGGAGAGATTAAAGAGCtagtcaacaaaggtaggaaaagtgattttatcttcaatttagtgattaaaatgtgtcagttttaagaatttacatctctgtctatattttgcactgttcaggaagaaatgcttttctttctatttctctggggttgtactacatgcagagtctggcatcttagtgTTTCATTTGTAAATATTAGAACTTTTACTTTATGGTCCTGtctttgcatagggtttatctgggTTCTGTATGGGTGACCAAGGCCAGGCgttttggtaggaatgaatgttgtgaagcGATACTCTGTCATGGCCCCAAATAGGAAGATATATGTTAGCTCCCAGTCAGCCCTTTTGGACTCAAAATGGCCCTTGCTTAAAAATTTGTGAAAACCACTGTGTTATTGCATGGGCATTGCTACATGCTAACCAAATAGTGCAGGTTTAAAACGAGTccctaccacctacaaaataggtggcaaagGGGCTCATTCATTAATAGGAAAATCAATGCGTGGCCATAAATGGGAATATTGGCCCTTTTACActagcagtaaaaatggccttacacGTATGTGAAGGGTCCACTAAAGCCACTTTTTACTACTGTGTAATAAGAGCCCCAAAGTATTTTTTGCCAGAATGTtcttaaaaagagattaggtttttggcttgataatcttttccaatagataggaattgtatgctgaaccatagggataTCCATTCATGCTtgtgagcatactgcagaaaaTGTCAAATCATACaacttttcagctcctcctcgcTGGTCCCCCcttcagttcgtaccaaagcCAATGACAGCCCTATAGGAGGAGACAGGAGAAGGAAGGGCATGGAAAACTCCCCGCAACCAAGTGTCTTATCTGCTCAGATAAATGTAAAACAATCTCTAAATGAACAATAATGCAAGGAAAACATGAAGCAGCCTCTGAGAGGAGCCATGAATGCAAGAAAAATAGatgttaaaacaagaacataacaccctgaacatttatggagctcaaacattcctccctcttacgTCTATACAGTGACACTCCATAATCCTTTAGTCTGACTggcaggaaaatcttaactgtgAAGCTGGCCATGAAGCTTAAGTCAAAAAGCAGGCACATCAGATAATTACTGGGCAGTGGGTTCAACATACCTTGCTTTTGCCCAGGGCACCACTTCTATCATAGCCGCCACTGACCCAAGGACTTGAAGGTAATGTATTGCTGTATGCTCTGGTTTGGTCAACAAATCTGTAACCATGAAGCTTCTGTTTGCATGCTTCTGTAAGAATGATGCAGCCTTCTGCTGTGCTGAAAAGACCCCAGATATTCCAGGACTCTCAGAATCAGGTGGCTTTTTCAAAAGTTCACAATTCAACTCTGCAGTCTCTCCACAACTGCCGCTACCGGTTTTTCTCCTTCTGCTACAGATAGTGCTCTGATGAGCGAATCGTCCAAGTACAGCTGCACCTGCCAACCCACTCTGCAGAGATAAGTGGCCACTACCACCATAATGTTGGTGAACGTTCGGGGCACTGCTGCAAGCCCGAAGGGAAGTGCAGAGAATTGATAGTGATtttccagcacatggaatctGAGAAGTTTCCTGTGTTTCAGGAAGATGGATGTGTAAAAGTAAACTTCTGTCAAATCTAAGGAGGCCAGAAATTCTCCTGGCTGCAATGACTGACCAAACGGTTTCTATTCAAAGCCAAGTACTCACAGCGCCACATTGACATGTTTCAGATCCGAATGAGCCTCCACTCCTctaagcctttctttggcacaacaaagtatatggagtatctacgAGGGGCCAAGTCGGCTGGAGGAACTGGTTCTTTGGCTTGGATATTTAGCAACCTTCATAGCATTGCTGGCACCTTTTTGCTTTCTCTGGCCAATCTGCCGGCGAATACATGAATCAGTTGGGGAGAGGGTGTGTGaaagacagggacaaatttgtccccagaggagctcaatttcccagtcccgtccccgcgagtttggtcgctgtctctgccccattcctgtaagctctgccttaaccgccaTAGGCTGTCATAGCTGGTACTTAGACCATGTGCAGAGAAAaaaggtgctgcagcctgcttcagctccttGAAAAAGAGTAGTTGGATTTGgagggattttctgcctcagtccATCGGTCAGCTAGCACacagatctttgggctgccagttggacttCAGTCAAACTGCTGGGTTATGAGCGCTGAAAAGCCAGCTCCATGAGTACCCCCCAAAAGGACACtattgatgcctaacagcctgtgctcaagctcctgaccaagtcaaggaagtGGGCAAATGCCGAGGGCCCGGAACCTTGAGCTCCACAAATATTCAGCAGGCTGGCTGAACAGGTCCCTGAAGGAtgcacctgccagctgcagatgGAGTCTGCTCCTCTCCAAGCAGACATAGCTGGTCCTGGAGCCGCGTATAAACCACAAACAACTGAAAGACTGCAAATAGACCGTAAAAATAAATAGagggagcagatcagaacaccacCTTCATGCTTAAGGAGGAACAACTGAAGGGGGAAGCAGAgaccggggagggggaggagctgcAAAATTGTGATGAACGTCATCTGCAGTACGCTCGCAAGCATGGATGGATAACCCTACAGTTCAGTATACCATTTCTACTGCACTGGAAAGACCATTTTATTCAGAGTCATTTGATGgttttaatgttttgttttattttcaaaatcgatccatacaaaaggaaaaatataattaaaattcATAATGGTGCAAATATTCATTCACATAGTTATAGAGAAATATGCAGTAGCCCACTTTAAAGGACGAGAGAATGAGAAACAACATAAGTGATAAATTACATTGTTTTTGAAAGCTGTCTTTAGCCTCTCCCAGTACCCAGTTTACTTaggaatcttttttttaaaaaaattattttaatgattttcaaactacaaatgcgccataaatgaatcacatatatgtacattgtataataagtgcagcaaactttcaaatattactacaacaaagaaatttccccctccctcccagctaatatacaaacaaataaatCAAACCTTCATGAAACCATTCATAAAATTCCACTCCCTTTCCTTACCCCACCCCCCAAGATGTGTACGTTTActtgtttataaaataaaataaattattcctctttacagtatttagtcAAAGGCTCCCACACCTCTACAAAATTCTTCAAtcttccctgttgtatggccatacaacgttccattttatatgtataacacagggattcccaccagaatgtatagttcaacctatcccagtttttccaatttcttaacataagctgcatggcaacccctgtcatcactaatagaagcttgttattattcATTGATAGTTGACTTTTGGCTCTCATaagagtaccaaataaaatggtatcataagataaagccactggattctctgACATgttatttacttgatcccaaataaaAATGCATAAccaagggacaataataaagtaaatgatctaaagttccagcatcaagatgacaatgccaacatctatttgacttggaactatctaatttatgtaaacgaccaggggtccagaaagctctatgtaataagaaaagtttgtctcatagatgctgacatgatctcatcctccaagaccaaattcgtctACTTAGGAATCTTGTGCAAGGCGCATCAATAGGAGAAACCAGACTGAAACACTGGCCTCTCTAGAGCAGTGAGATGCAGGCTGAGAACCAACTATACCCCATGTCACTTCAAGAGAGCTTGAGGGAGAAAAGTATTCAGGGGGAAACATGAATAATGCTCTGCAGGATGACAGAGAAAAAAGGGAATGAATGAAGGTCTACTATAGGGGCTTTGTATCTGCGACTCAGCCTATTCCATTCCAACTATCCAGAAAAGAACATATTCAAGGTATGAGTGTTTTACttcaaataagaaataaaaagggCACGCTAAGTCATTAATGAACGTCCAATGCAAAATGTATGGGCATACTCACCTTTTCGAAAACTTCTTCTCAGACATCACTGTGACCTTGTTCTTAAAATGTTCAATATGAACAATGTTGCCCAGGTTTCCTGTTTTTCCATTGACCTTGACCTTCTCCTTCAGAAACTGCTCCTATTTCAGCAAACAGAAAGAATGGAACACTAGGGAATGGTGCCCTAGACATCAACTAGGGAAGAGAACCCTAGTTGTATGAAATGTTATAGCTACATTGAAGTACCTTGCAATGTACATGTTAGTGAGAGCAGTTTCACTTGTCCACTAGGAGCTTTTCTAATTTTATTGCACAATACATGATGCTGATTACACTCGCAGATGGAGACAAAACAGTTTTTACTTTGGGGAATTCTAATGTAGAATAAGCATAATATTTCAATGTTGTGTTATATAACTTCTGTAGAACATAATTCCTAAATTGTCTAATTACAGAACATTAGGCTAtattccaaaagtacaggatgacatggagacaaatttttccccgtccccgcgggaactcattttcccgtgcCACCCGTGCCTGTCCCTGCAAgcactgtcctcatctgcacaagcctcaaacactttaaaatcataagtgttcgaggcttgtgcagttaaggcagagcttacaggaatggggcaggggcagggacagggaaatagagTTCCTGCGGGGCCAAATCTGTCCCCAAGCCATTCATTCTCTATCCAGAGGCTCACAAACTCACTGCTTCTGTGGTAGAGTCCAGCCTGAAAAATTTTACCATTTGTTCTTAGGAAGCATACACCAAATTATGTTGTCGCCCCTCTAGGCAGAGGAAGCATTAATTCATTTTACATGGTAATCCTTTGGGTAACTATCCCCGCACATGTGGCCAGATATTTTTATAGTCGCATTGTTTAGTTGCtcaaggtttttgtttttttacaaaacaGTGAACCTTAGAAGTACATGTCTTTAGAACCGGAAAGCGGAATAaaaatgtgttggtttttttctttaaatagctCATCATAGTGCCAATATTGTTCCACGACTCAGCATCTATCCAAACTGAACACTTAACAAAAACATTTTCTTATTGTATTAAATTGGTATCATTACATGTTCACCATTTAGCTGTATCAAAACTCATGGCATATACTGTATGCTTGCAGTGCACAGGGATTTTTACATGATATACATATACAGCTGTTTACAATGAATTCTCCCCTAAGCCTGTCTTGTATTCCTTGCTGCACTAATCTTCTGGAGAAAAAACTGGTTCAGCTTTTATATATCAAAATTATTTCTAAAGATCTTTTATACAAAGAATAGCATTTGCATATACTAGAATACAAGATTATAGTACATTTGCTCTGCTGTAAAATTGCTCCAATATGAGCAAAGAAATACTTACAAAATTTCCAGAATCAAATATTCCATCTTCTACAGGATGCGTAAGATCAAGAACAAATTTCCAGGATCTTTTAGATTTTTTATCTTTCTGCTAAAACAATATTTAAGAGAACATTAGCAAATAACTTCCTGCTAATATGCAAAGAGAGCAAGATCAAAATGTGAACACTGTTCTAAATCAACTATAGGATTGCAACTATTGCATGGCTAAAGTACTATGTATGTCTGTCCATTTTTTTCAGGGGATACAACAAATATTCTCTCATAATGTAAGCTTTATACTAGTCATTTTTACTAAATAAAGACTACCCAAATCATTCATATGCAAGACATTTTGCCCTTCAAAAGGCACCATGTAAAACTTTGCCCAATTCAATATGACATGGTAAAACTATTAATTACAATTTTGATGGCATACTGATCTCAAAATACTAAGTTACAGAATTTAAACacaagaatatccttactgggtcagaccaatggtccatctagcccagtatcctgtcttcaaagaccaatccaaatcacaagtacagGGAAAAACTCCAAACAGctgcagcattccatgctactgtcccaTGTCTGTCAACAgactacattaaccgctcttactacatcctctggcaacgcattccagagcttaactattctccgagtgaaaaaatatctcctcctcttggttttaaaagtattactctgtaacttcaacgagtgtctcctagtctttgtaaatcttgatgtagtaaaaaactgatccacttgtacccgttctacaccaggcaggattttgttgacttcaatcatatttcccctcagccagaGAATAACAGTATGCTAGCTTACACTTCTAGTTTCACAAAGCATGCAGTAACATATAAACGTTCTTCTAGAAATCCCACTTTGCAAGCAAAAAAGTTGTCAAGTACATCAACCATCCATATAGTGACCGGTTAATGAATCGTTGTACACCAATGCATCTCGACATGCTGTAAGCTCCAAGACGTACAATGCAAAACTCAGCAAGCTCCATCCACATTATGTCTTACTTTGGCAACAGTGGCATTAAGGGAAAATTTGACGACTTAATTTTTTCCAAATTAAAAAGGCAGTTTTGAAGGCAGTTCTACATTTCTGAGTCTCTGGAATACATTTAACAATGCATATATACAGTTCACTCATTAGTTTACTTTTAGCCCATTAATGTTGGGGTAAAAATTTAATGGGTTACCATTTggctaattttataatttggggGTTTGTGGCTTTAACATTGTTCTTTGGTGTGTTTCCTATGGCCATCATAATTTTGTGGTTTACTGTGAATTGTTTTTGGCTGTATTTTATATCATTCAATAAAGATCtttctcattaaaaaatacaagaATGGTGACCAATTTATGCCTTTTTTTTCTTGGATAAGACTACTGTTGATCTTGACTAATTTTTCATATAGTTAACATCTTGTGAATCTAATTCTAATGTACACAATGACAACCAAAAGGTTCTATTTTTAGATTCATTTACATTTTGAGTGCGCTCATCCTTGACATTTTGAAAGAACACACCCCGAGTCAGATTTTATGCCTTCATCAGTTAtctgttatgttttttttttattgaaaaaaattcaCACTTTTGAAATACAAAAGGTTAAAGATAAGAAActttacaaagaaaaataaaggaaaaacaaaTAATCATATATCATGATAACAGAAATTCCTTCTAGCCCACAAATATAAGAGAAGGATGTTGCTACAAAACAaagcaatttttaaagaaaattacaCAGGATTTTTACCTCCTAAATATCTCaggcacttaccgtattttctcgcatataacgcgcgcgttatacgtggtttttacaaaccgcgcatacccttgcgcgttatacgtgtgagcgcgttgtacaaaattttttttacatagttcccccccccccccgactcatcacccggaaggagcgctcgcactcccaccccgaaggaccgctcgtacccccacccgaaggaccgctcgcacccccacagcctcccccctcccccatggagaagctgtctaccttgtttccggatgccagcccagctgcttcctctgccggcggtcctgtcccttctcagagccctgtgctgcgctgcttcctcttcaggcggtcccgccctttctctgatgtcagagaaagggcgggaccgccggaagaaaaagcagcacagcagggctcagagaaggggcgggaccgccggcagaggaaacagctgggctcgctggcatccggaaacaaggtagacagcttctccatgggggaggggggtgaggctgtgggggtgcgagcggttcttcgggtgggggtgcgagcggtccttcggggtgggagtgcgagcgctccttcggggtgggggtgcgagcggtcctgcgggggggggtgaatcggacgtcgggggggggggggcatcaggctttcagggtagggacaggacttcaaggaggaaaggagagtcggggcgggcgaaaacaaagtcagggtctccagaggagagtcagggcgggcgaaaggagagtcgggcagcatgcgcggtatacgggtgtgcgcggtatataaaaatttatgtacataaatgtgttttttgcgcgctatacccgtgtgcgctttttacacgggtgcgcgttatctatgtgaaaatacggtaacttaaATAACCCTAATGTAAAAGTCCTAACCAAAAGACAAGATTTCAGATCTTATTTCTCATTAACTAAAATAATTCTCAGTTATGTTTAAAGTATAGGAGACATTCTGTAAGTATCAAAAGTGGTAAGTAAATGCTACTGAAACCAACTAAAAGGAATCACTTGCACATTACcattaagtttacatcctctgtGGTGGCTCCCAGGAACACTATTGACCCACTTAAACTTAGGTTCCATTCACCTGCTTGCTATCTATGTCCCATCATCCTCTAGGATGAGTCTCTGGTCACTTCTGTTCTTGCTACCTACTACCTCATGTTCCATCCAGCTACCCCGCACcagaggacagggaaaaatttctccccgtgtcattctctaataggataCAATAGCCTATTGAGCTTTCTAGTTTTATAAGGAGCAGCAGCATGCTCTGTTTGACCTTTGTTCTATGTGCCCTCAATCTTTTGAAAGGATAGTATTTCCAAAAGATGGAAGGAACATTATTTTACATGATCTATAATATAAAAATCCAGCATGGTCATATATGAACTGGAAAATTAACTTGTGCTCTTAAGATTGTGGATAGAGAGCATAACAGCTGAAGGAATACTGAGAAGACAAGCCACAGTCACATACTGAACTGCTAAACAAGATGAATTGATTTTTGCTGCCTGAAAACAAGGGATTCCTTCACAGTGAGTGTGGGGACTTCAACGCGATCCTCACATTGTGGTTATATGCATCATGGAGCTCTCTATGGACTACACGGTGACTTGGATTGAGTTTTTACATGTCTATAAAAACGTTTGCATTCTTTTTAGTTCTACGTATTATCTACAAAAACACAAAACCCCTTTACTTTTCCTATTTTCCCTTCTTTGTTTTTTTGGCCAGTATTGACAAGATAATTCTTAAGTTTTAATTGGTTAAGAAAGCACTAGCCAAATCCCATCCTCACCTAGGGTACTCTATACCCTTGTACTGGCCCTGCTCAGCCAAACATTATATATTGAAAAACTAAACCATGCAGGTAATCTAGTATACATATGTGTGCGACTGACAGCACAAATGTAAATTATAGGATCAATAATGCATGGTCATAGTTCTCCGGGTATGTTCGTGTTCATTTGGTACAGTCATGGATTAagtcagtgtcccgcaaactttctcgggccgcggcacactaaatgtagtggccgcagtttgaggcatccagaagtgtgtggacgtcgctgtgatgacatcacctgcatgcgcgaaggccctcaGCCGCCAGTGggtgtgccagcagggaagagggctgtgccagcatctccccccccccccccgtatagcggcacatctgaaatctcaggaggcacacagtttgcaaaacACTGGGTTAAGTTAACCTTGACTCAGTTCTAGTCACTACACAGATAAATCCTGGCCATATAGTGATTgacaccaggggtaggcaattccggtcctcgagagccggagctaggtcaggttttcaggatctccacaataaatctTTATGagatgcctccttgagatgcaaatcgatctcatgcatattcattgtggatatcctgaaaacctgacctggctccggctctggaAGACCGttattgcctacccctgacttacACCAACAGAATGTATTCATCCAGCGGGGAatgaaatatatttttgaaacctTGTACGGTCCTCATCCCATTACCTACTGTTTCGAATATTGGGTCCTATACTTATAACTACTACTTCCACTACCACTAGTGTTTCGGCAAATGACAGGCTTTGGCATTCGCAGAAGAAGGAGCCTGCTGACTAACTGAATGGTGAAGAAGCAGAGTACGGTAGCAGCAGTGGTTTTAGTAAGTGCAGCAGCTCGAGAACTTGGGACACTGGATTGGATTCCCACTGCAGGACCTGTATTTAAACACGTTAAACCGCTTCGATAGTAAGCACGAACAACTGGGAACGAAATAGCGCCTCCCGCACTCACCGGCGCCATCTTCACCTCGCAGCGGAAATAAAAGAGACCGACGTGACGCTGGCCAGCGGTATTAATAGCGGCAATGACGTCATACGTTGCTCGCCGCCAGGACGCTGGTGTGCGTCGCTTCCGGTCACGAGACCCgtaggcttctttttttttttttccctgcggCTCGCCCTTCCCCATAGACGTCTAGTGATAGCGTCAGCACGTAACGCGCGGCGCCAACAGCATGCTGACGCTAGCAATGCACGACGGGAAACGATGCAGTAGCGCTCGTGAAAGCAAGCAGTACGGCTTGGTTCTGCAATAGTAGAGTTTTAATCCAAAAAGAAGACACGGAAGTTTCCCGTTTGGGATACATGACCTTTTGTCCTGAGACTTCTCTTATGTTACATCTAATTCAGGGCAAACCCCGCGGATCACGCAAGGAGATAAATCGCCCTAATTCTGTTTGGGATGACATTTGCCACCCTATACCTATGATCTGAAGGGGAATATTATGGGGACCAGACAAGAAAGGGTCCAGAGCAAGGTTATAAACAGTTGCAGGCAATTATGGGTTCACCTTTGGCGTAAGGAGCGTGCAAATAGTAGTCTGCTCAAAGTCTGAGAAGTAGGCAGTTAACTGAACTGAAAGGAATTCTGTCTGTTCCAGAAGATAAGGGTCTTAGGGACGTTAGAAGGGCGTTCCAAGTTCTAGTGCCAGCATACATTAAAAAAGTATTGaatattcatttatatttcaCTCCTTTGGAATAAGGGGATGATTAGCGGGCAGCTGCTGATCCTGGTTGAGGTGGTGGATTATCTGTGCCATTAGGTTGGTGTTTAGTGCATGGTACACCATGCAGGAAAGTTTAAACACGATCCGAGCACACAGTAGTAAGCAGATGAAGGGTCATATTTTTAAGCCAAAGAGCATTCTGAATCATTTGAAGCTTGTATACATTGTGGATTTGGTTTCAGTGGTGTTTTAGTTCGTTGGAGAGGGCCCAAGAGTATATTTTTTTCAATGGCTTAGGGAATTCTCCAAAAATGTTTCCAAATGGCAGTAGAGAATGGAATCAaaagaaagatgtcatctgcataggataGCAGACATTTGCTGTTAGTGAAGGTGAGGTTGCCCAGGGTGCTCAtacatatgttgaagagcacaggtaaGAATAAGGACCATTGAAGTACTGTACTCCACAGCCTACTTGCCAGCTTTGGGCTAAAGTGCCACCTTTTCATACACAATAGTCTTTGTTTTGCAAcagctctgaaaagaatgggTGGAACCAAGCTAACACTGTCGTAAAATGTTAGATGGAAGTCTGTAGTGGACTGtttgaataatatataaaaaactgGCCTATTCTGCTGACATGTGGTTGTAAATATAATTATACGAGCAAGAATGAATCCATAGAAacccatgatttaaatcaaatccaccattagcatttttttctcctttgaatCCTTTTCCATTTTTAAGACATATATGCACTTGCCTAGAAAAGTCTTTCGGCTTATTTAACCATGGTGGCAGTTGTTTGGCCTGTCTTCTTCTATACATGAAATAAATCTGATCTGGGTTTCCAAGATAGCATTTTGAACAGCCATGGCTGAAATAAAGTCTTAATCCTGACTGCTGctgctgaactttttttttttttttttttttaccacttccCATTTTATATCATAGTCtctctttaaagttaaatgcttacAGAATATTTTTCCCTAATGACCCCAGCCCCTTTTGCTTTAAagttaaatttgatcatgttattacTAAGTAGCCATCACTTTAATCTCATGTATTTCAATGCATTAACAATTCCAGAGAACACTTTGTTTTCTGCAGCATTTTTATTCTGTACCAATTACCTCACAGGCAGCTTCTCCTCTCTGATACACCTTATCACATGTATAAATCAATCCAGGGCTCTTTGTCCTTGAAGCCCTATACCTAgaatgggaaaggggggggggggcagttttgcAATGACAAACCTAGACATTCACATTTCAACTTTTTGCAAATACAATTTAGGATTCTAGAC from Geotrypetes seraphini chromosome 9, aGeoSer1.1, whole genome shotgun sequence includes the following:
- the RPL22L1 gene encoding 60S ribosomal protein L22-like 1 isoform X2; translated protein: MAPKDKKSKRSWKFVLDLTHPVEDGIFDSGNFEQFLKEKVKVNGKTGNLGNIVHIEHFKNKVTVMSEKKFSKRYLKYLTKKYLKKNNLRDWLRVVAADKETYELRYFQISQEEESESEE
- the RPL22L1 gene encoding 60S ribosomal protein L22-like 1 isoform X1 encodes the protein MAPQKDKKSKRSWKFVLDLTHPVEDGIFDSGNFEQFLKEKVKVNGKTGNLGNIVHIEHFKNKVTVMSEKKFSKRYLKYLTKKYLKKNNLRDWLRVVAADKETYELRYFQISQEEESESEE